The Streptomyces achromogenes DNA segment TCGGCGGCGATCGGCAGACCGCCTACGAGATCCAGGTCGCCACGACCTCCTCCGCCCTGACCGGCAGCCCCGACGTGTGGGACTCGAGACAGGTCACCTCCACGGCCGACAGCAACGTCTCCTACGGCGGCCCGGCCCTGACGGCCTCCTCCGGCTACTACTGGCGGGTCCGCACCTGGGACTCCTCGGGCGCGGCGTCCCCGTGGTCCGCGGCGGCGACCTTCGGCACCGGGCCGGACAGCACCTGGCCGGGCGCCACCCCGATCTGGAGCGGCGCCCCCACGGCGTGGACGGACTACACGTTCCAGGGCAGCTTCGTCATCAACGCCAAGTACGCCGGTGTCACCTTCCGCGCCCAGGACGCCAGCAACTACTACCTGTGGCAGTTCAAGGGCAACGGCGAGAACACCATCGCCCCCCAGATCCAGAAGAACGGCGCCTTCACCGCACTCAAGACCGCCGCGGCCCTCCCCTTCGCCCTCACCACCGGCTCCACCTACGACTTCCGCATCGTCGCCTCCGGCTCCACCTTCACCACCTCCCTCAAGGCCCACGCCGACACCACCTGGACCCAGGTCGACACCACCACCGACACCACCTTCAGCGCCGGCGGCATCGGCTTCCGCACCGGTCTGACCGAACAGGCCACGTTCGACGACCTCACCGTCACCGGCAGCGGCGGCCAGTCGCTCTACAGCAACGACTTCGGCGACACCGACAACGCCGACTTCACCTGCGGCACCGTCACGGGCGGCGCCCTGTTCGTCGACAAGGCGAAGAACTGCGGCACCGGCTTCCCGACCGCGTGGACGGACTACACGTTCCAGGGCAGCTTCGTCATCAACGCCAAGTACGCCGGTGTCACCTTCCGCGCCCAGGACACCAGCAACTACTACCTGTGGCAGTTCAAGGGCAACGGCGAGAACACCATCGCCCCCCAGATCCAGAAGAACGGCGCCTTCACCGCACTCAAGACCGCCGCGGCCCTCCCCTTCGCCCTCACCACCGGCTCCACCTACGACTTCCGCATCGTCGCCTCCGGCTCCACCTTCACCACCTCCCTCAAGGCCCACGCCGACACCACCTGGACCCAGGTCGACACCACCACCGACACCACCTTCAGCGCCGGCGGCATCGGCTTCCGCACCGGCAGCACGGAGCAGGCCACGTTCGACGACCTCACCGTCACCGGAGACAACAACCGGTCGCTGTACGGCAACGACTTCAGCGACGCCGCCAACGCCGACTTCACCTGCGGCACCGTCACGGGGGGCGCCCTGTCCCTCGGTACGGGCAAGAACTGCGGCACCGGGCTGCTGACGGTTCCCAGCTGGTCCTTCCTGCGCGGCAGCACCAGGCTCGCCGCCGGCAAGAGCATCGCCTGGGCCCACCTGTACGCCACCGGCGCGTCGACCACTCCGGCACGCCAGTTCGTCTACAAGCTGTGGGTCAACGGCAGTTTCGTCGGCGTGGGCCCGACCCGCCCGGTCGGCTCAGAAGCCCGCTACGACGGATACGACGTCACCTCGCTGCTGACCGCCGGCACCGTCAACACCGTCGGCGCCCTCGCCTACACCACCAGCGATCAGCGCTTCCTCGCCCAACTGGTGGTCCGCTACAGCGACGGCACCACCAAGACCCTGAGCACCGGCGCCGGCTGGAAGTCCCTGGACGGCACCCACATCCTGCCCAACGCCGGTTCCATCGGCACCAGTTACTACACCGCCCCCAAGGAGAACATCGACGCCCGCCGCTACCCCTTCGGCTTCGCCACGTCCGCCTTCGACGCCTCCGCGTGGCCCGCGGCCGTCACCAAGAGCGCCTTCACCAACCTCCAGCCTGCGCCCACCGCGAAGGTGCGGCAGGCCTTCAAGGCTCCTGTTTCCATCACCGAGTACTCCTCCGGCAACTACTTCCTCGACTACGGCCGCACCTGGATCGGCGGTCTGTCCCTGAGCTTGACGGGCACCACCGGGCAGGTGGTCGACATCCGCTACGGCGAGGTCACCTCCGGCACGAACACGGTCAAGTACCAGACCTCGGCCGGCAACACCTACCAGGACAAGTGGGTCCTGAAGTCCGGCAGTCAGCAACTGGAGACCTGGGGCCTGCGGGTCTTCCGGTACGTCCAGGTGATCGGCGCCCCGACAGGGCTGACCGGGTCCGACTTCAAGGCCGAGGCGTACCTCTACCCGTTCGACGGGTCGGCGGGCGCCTTCGCCTCCTCCGACACCTCGCTCAACGCGGTCTGGGCGCTGTCCCGCAACACCGTCGAGGCGACCAACCTCAACCTGTACGTCGACTCGTGGGAGCGCGAACGCGACATCTACGAAGCCGACACCTATCTGCAGCTCATGGGCAACCTCTACACGGGCGGTGACACGGCACTGGGCGACTACTCCCTGAACTTCCTCAGGTCCAACCGCACCTGGCCCACCGAATGGCCCATGTACGTGATCCTGGCCATGCACGACAGTTACGAGACGACCGGCAACACCGCGCCGCTGTCCGCCGCGTACACCGCCCTGCAGGGCAAGCTGCCGGACAAGTGGTACGAGTCCGCGACCGGTCTGATCCACAAGACCACCGGCAGCACGGGCGCCAGCAGCTGCACCGACTGCGACATCGTCGACTGGCCCACCTCCGAGCGCGACGGCTACGTCTTCACCTCCTACAACACCGTCGTCAACGCGCTCGCCCACCGCGCCTACGAGAACATGGCCGACATCGCCACCGCACTGGGCAAGAGCGCGGACGCCACCGCCTACAGGGCGAAGGCCGACGCCATCAAGGACGCGGTCAACGCGCGGATGTGGGACTCCGCCAAGGGCGCCTACCGCGACGGCCTGAACAACGACGGCACGGTGATCAACCACTACGCCGTCCAGGCCAGCGCCTTCGCCACCGCCTTCGGTCTCGCCGACTCCTCGCAGGCCGCGCAGGTCGCCTCCTACCTGGGCAGCCGCGGCATGGCGTGCAGCGTGTACTGCGCCCCGTTCGTCATCCAGGCCCTGTACGAGGGCAACCGGCCCGACCTCGCCCACACCCTGCTGACGTCGACCGGGACCCGCAGCTGGATGAACATGATCAACGACGGGGCGGGGGCCACCATGGAGGCCTGGGACCTGTCGCTGAAGTCCAACACCACCTATTCCCACCCGTGGGCGGCCTCTCCGGCCTTCACGATCGCCCGCAGCATGTTCGGCGTCCAGCCCACCGCCCCGGGCTACCGGACCTTCCGGATAAAGCCGCAGCCGACGTCGGTCACCTGGGCGAACGTCACGGTTCCCACCGCGCACGGCACCGTCGGGGCCGCATACGACACCACCGGCGGCGGCCGTGTCGACGTCGGCGTGAAGGTGCCGGCCAACACGACCGCCTCGGTGTACCTGCCGGGCGGCACAGCGGGCACGACCAGCGTCTTCATGGACGGCAGCAGCGTCGCCGCCACGTACGACAACGGCTTCCTGCGCGTGGACGGCGTCCAGCCGGGCTGCCACGTCGTCACCACGGCGTCCGACAGCACCCCGTACAGCGACACCAGGCTGACCGGCATCTGCTGAGACCACCGGCTCCCCGAGACTGAGGCGCCCCGGACCTTCCGGGGCGCCTCAGTGCGCTCCGCGGGAAGACAGCCGACGGCGCCCCGCACGTCATGACGCAGCGTGCCGGCAAGGCGACGGATCCCCCACGGCCTACCACCCCGGACCGGACCACGCCCAAGTGTGCGTAACTGTGAAAAAATCGCATATGAGGCAGAAGGAGGGTCCTCGTGAGCGATCCTGCCGACAAGCTCGGCTACGGGAGCATGGAGATCGACCGCGCGGGTCAGGCCGAGGCCTTCGACGCCATCGGCGACCACTACGACGAGGCCTTCCCCCACAAGGAAGGCCAGGTCGCGTCCGCCGAGTGGCTCATCGCCTCCCTGCCGACCGGGTCCCGTGTCCTGGACCTGGGATGCGGCACCGGGGTCCCGACCGCCCGCCGGCTGGCTCAGGCGGGGCTGCGGGTGGTCGGCGTCGACCTGTCGGACAAGATGGTCGCGCTCGCCCGCAGGAACGTGCCCACCGGAGTGTTCCACCAGGCCGACATCGCGGACCTGCGGCCCGGCGGCCCACGGGACCTGGGCCGCTTCGACGCGGTGACGGCCTTCTTCGCCCTGCTCATGCTGCCGCGCGCGGAGATCCCGCTCGCCCTGCGGACCGTCCACCACCTGTTGTCTCCGCACGGACTGTTCGCGTTGTCGATGGTCGAGGCCGATGTGGACGACTTCCCCATCCCCTTCATCGGCCGGACGATCCGGGTGTCCGGCTACCTCCGGGAGGAACTGCGCGAGGTCGTCGAGGCGACCGGTTTCGAGATCGTCGCGGAGACCTCGTACACGTACGCTCCGGCGACCGTGGACGTCCAGCCCGAGGTGCAGATCTTCCTGCGGTGCGGGCGGCGCGCCTGACGCCCCTGATCCACCCTCGCCCGGCGGGCCCGCACGGCAGGAAGGACGCGCGTGACGAACCACTTCGGAGCCGAAAGAGGCACCGGCGACCAGACGGCCGGCGTGCACGACCCCGCTGCTCGCAGGCGCGGCCGGGAGCGTCCCGCTCCGTCACCGGGGTCCGGCGAACGCGTCCAGTCAGCGCCCGTCCGGCCGGACGAAGGCCCCTGTCACCGGGGCGGCGGCCGAGCGATGCGCGTGTCGGGCGCGGAGGCCGCCGTCGGACGGGCGAAGGGCGCAGGGCGCGACGCCGCCGGGCAGCAGACCGACCGGTTGCGGTACCTGGACGCGGCGACCCGGGAGATCGCCCGCGGCATGAACCTCGACGAGACGTTGCGGGAACTGTGCCGGGCGGCCGTACCGGCCTTCGCCGACCTGGCGTTCGTCCACCTGTACGCACCACTTCCGGTCGGTGACGAGATCACCGCCTCCCCCGGTGTCCTGCGGCTGCGCGCCACGGACCGCGCACCGGTGGTCAGGGCGGCCGCGCACGGGCCCCGGCCGGCGCCGCGGCCCGCCGGCAAGGTCACGGCCGCGCAGGTCGTCCGGGCGGCGGCCGACGGTCTGCTCGCCCGGCTGCTGCGGGCCGGGCGGCCGGTGTTCGGAGACCTGCCGGGCGTTCGTTCCGTGGTCGCCGAGCTGCTGGGGGCGACGGACACTCCCGGCGCGGTGCCGCCCGGGCGGCGGCTGATCCTCGCGCCACTGCACGGCCGCAGCCACGCCATGGGCAGCGTCGTCCTCGTCCGCGGACCCGGCCGGGCGGACTTCACCGGCGACGATCTGCTCGTCGCCTCCCAGCTCGCCACGCACACCGCTCTCGGGATCCACAAGGCGGTGCTCTACGCCCGCGAGGCGTCCGTCGCGGACACGCTCCAGCGCACGATGCTTCCGCCGTCGCTGCCGGAGCCGACCGGAGTCGCGCTGGCCAGCCGCTATCTGCCGTCCTCGCGGACCGCGCAGGTCGGCGGCGACTGGTACGACGCGATCCCGTTGCCCGGAAACCGAGTGGCGCTGGTCATCGGCGACGTGATGGGCCACTCCATGACCTCGGCCGCGATCATGGGGCAGTTGCGCACCATCGTGCAGACGCTGGCCGGGCTCGACCTGCCGCCGGACGAGATCCTGCACCACCTCGACGAACAGGCGGAGCGCCTGGGCAGCGAGCACACGGCGACCTGTCTGTACGCCATGTACGACCCCGTACTGCACCGGCTGCTGGTGTCCAACGCGGGCCATCTGCCACCGGTTCTCCTCCACCCCGACGGCAGTACGGAGATACTGCCGGTTCCGCCCGGCGCCCCGATCGGCGTGGGCGCCGGCGGCTTCGAGTCCACCGAGATGCACGCCCCGGCCGGAGCCACCCTGCTGCTGTACACCGACGGTCTGGTCGAGTCCCGCGACTCGGACGTGCTGACCGGGGTGGACCGGCTGCGCGCCCGACTGCGGTCGGCGGGCACCGGGTCCACGCCCGCGGCACTGGAGGAACTGTGCGATCTGGCGCTCGGAACGCTGGGGTCGGGAGGCCGGGACGACGACATCGCGCTGCTCGCGGCCCGCTTCGAGGGCATCCCGCCGGAAACCGTCGCCTACTGGTACATGGCCCCGCGTCCGCAGACCGCGCGACAGGCCCGTCGGCTGACCCGCCGGACACTGCACGCCTGGGGTCTGGACTCCCTGGTGGAGTCCACCGAGCTCCTGGTCAGCGAGGTGGTGGCGAACGCCGTGCGTTTCGCCTCCCGTCCGATCACCCTGCGACTGCTCCGCACGGACGTACTGCGCTGTGAGGTGGGGGACGACTCGCCCCTGGTCCCCCGGATGCGGCACGCCCGGCTGAGCGACGAGGGCGGGCGGGGCCTCTTCCTGGTGGATCAGCTGGCGCAGCGCTGGGGGGCGACGCGGGTGAGCGTGGGCAAGGTCGTCTGGTTCGAGCAGTCACTGTCCGGCGAGCAGGACCCCGGCTGACGGAAGGGGCCGGCCGCAGCCCGGTCGGGGCGCGCTCGCCCCGACCGGACGGGTCACCGTCGGCCTCGGTGGAGGGGCTGCTGCGGGAACGTGGGGGAGCACGCCCCCGCAGCCGCCCGGCCGGTCGGCCGGGGTGGTCAGAGTGCGGTGAAGGTCCACAGCAGGTTGGTGCTGGTGCCGTAGGTCCACTGCTTGGTGACGGCCCCCGAGGCGACGCTGCCGCCGCCGTCGAGCACCAGCCCCGTGGCGCGGTTGGCGATCGAGTAGCGGTCTCCGCCGCGCGAGGTGATCGTCCACTGCTGGTTGGGGCTGCCGTTCCAGGCGGCCTGTCGGGCCGGCGAGCCGTCGGCGGCGGCGCCCCAGCCGTCGGCGACCATCCCGTTGGTGCGGTTGACCAGCTTGTGGAAACCGCCTCCCACGTCCACCGCCTGCCACTGCAGGTTGGGGCTGCCGTCCCACGACCACTGCTTGAGGTTGGAGCCGGAGGCGACGTTGCCTCCGCTGTCGAGGGCGAGGCCGTCGGTGACGTTGGTGATCCGGAGGTACGTCGCCGGGTTGAACCGGACCTTCAGCGAGGTGATCTGGTCGTTGTTGCCGGTGACGCGCAGGTCGGGGTTGTCGGCGGTGAACGTCCACGAGGTGCCGGTGAAGTTGTCGCCGGAGTAGCCGGTCACCTGGTAGCCCGGGGCGGGCCGGAGGGAGGAGATGGTGCGCAGGCCCAGGCCCGACGCGGTCAGGTCGGCCGCGGTGTGGTCGCCGAGGGTGAGCACGGCGGCGGCGCCGGAGTAGCCGACGTCGGCGAAGGCGAGCACCCCTGCCTGCGGCCGAAGGTCCGGAATCGTGCCGGAGAAGGCGAACTTGAGGACGTACGCGTTCGCGCTGTAGGGCACCGAGGAAGGCAGGGTGATTGTGAGGCCGGACGCGCTCTGCGTCGGCGTGGGCAGGCTGATGTAGGAGCCCGCGGTGGAGTCGAGGAGCTTCACCGAGGTCAGCGTGGACAGGTTGATCCGGTCCGAGCCGAGCGTCTTGATCGTCAGGGAGCTGCCGGGCCAGCCGAGGGCGGTGGCGTACAGGACCGTGCCCGCCTTGTTGCGCGTGAAGCGGATGTCCTGTGCCGTGCCGGCGGTCGGGTTGGTGAAGGATCCGCCGCCCATCTTCGTCGGACCCTCGCCGTACGCGGTCCAGGCGCGGGTGGCGTACACCGACTCGCCGAACCGCTTCAGGTGGTCACCGATGCCGAGCAGGATGTCCTTCTGGGCCTGGGGGATGGTGCCGTCGGCCATCGGCGCGATGTTGAGCAGCACGTTGCCGTTCTTGCTGACCCGGTCGAGGAAGGAGTGCAGCATCTGCCGGGTGCTGTAGTAGCCGATGCCCTGGGTGTAGCACCAGCTGCTGTTGGAGATGCTGTCGTCGGTGAGCCAGTAGGGGGTGGTGAGTTCGGCCGGACCGCCGCGCTCGTAGTCGAAGATCTCACCCTTCCCGTTCATGCCGTCCTTGTACGTGGCGACGACCTCGCGCCCCCAGCTGTCGGCCTGGTTGTAGTAGTAGGACAGGAAGTTCAGGCGCTGGGTCTCGTCGACGGCGTCCAGCTTGAAGTCCTGCCAGAGGATGTCCGGCCGGGCCCGGTCGATGACCTCCTTGAGCTTGTCGTACCAGAGCTGGTCCTCCGCCGCCTTGCCCAGCTGCCCGTAGAGCTTCTTCAGGCTGGGGTCGGTCTGCGCGGGCGCGTACTCGTAGAAGCCGTTGTAGTGGTACGCGTGGTGCATGGCCACCAGCAGCTTGAGGTTCTTGGCCCGGATGGCCGTGGTGAACAGCTGCAGCAGGTCGAGCCGTGGGCCCTTGTCGACCGAGTTCCACTCGTTGACCTGGCTGTCCCACATCGAGAAGCCGTCGTGGTGCTCGGCGACGGGTCCGGCGAATTTCGCACCGGCGTCGACGAACAGCTGCGCCCACTCGTCGGGGTCGAAGCTGCCGCCCGCCGACTTCAGTTTCGGCGCGAACTTCACGGTGTTCCCGGCCAGGTCCTGCGCTCCGTTGATGAAGTTGTGGTAAGGCCACGCCGACGGGTTGCCGTAGGTCGCGATGTGGTGCTGGTTGGCATTGCTGCCGCTCGCGTACATATTGCGCGGGTACCACTCGCTTTCGTACGCGGGCACGCTGAAGACGCCCCAGTGGAAGTAGATCCCGAACTTGGCGTCCTGGAACCACTCCGGGGCCGGCGGGTGCTGGTCGACCGAGTTCCAGTCGGGGGTGTACATGCTGGGGGCGGCCTGTGCGCCGCCCGCGCCGAACACGCCTCCGGCGGACGTCGCCGCGGCCACGAAGGTGGCTCCCGCCAAGAACCGGCGTCTGTTGATCGAACTCGACATGACACATCCCTGGTGCGGAAGGGGTGGGAAGGAGGGGACGCGACGCCCGACTCGGTCCCGCCGTCGGGGCGCCGCTCGTTACGCACGAAGGTCGACCATGCGCCCTTGCCGTGTCAACGGGCGCGCAGGGATGAAACCCAGCTCCTGAGCAGGCATTTTGCCGCCTTGATGTTAATTCGCTCCAGTTTGCCGCCTACCAGACATGGCATGTCTGGTGGGCATCTCGCGATGGAGTCACCTCAGGGAGGGCCACGATTGATGGGATGGATCGACGGCAGATTCAGGTATCCCCAGGCGTAAGACTCCTCAGCGAGCGGGAACTACGCGGCACATTGCCCCCAAGGGCTAGACACGCCACCGATTGCCCACCTTTAAACATCCCATCTCTCCTGGACGGCGCGTCACACGGTCGTCGCCCATGCCAAACGTCTCCCGCTACGGGACCAGCGCGAGGAAGAACCCATGAGACTCAGAACCGCCCTCTGTTCCGCTGCCTCCGTCCTCTCCGCGATGGCGCTGCTCAGCGCCTGTGGCGGATCCGGCACCGCGCCGGCTCCGACGGCAAGCCGCTGGTCGGCGTCGACTACCCGCGGTCCGACACCGACTTCTGGAACTCGTACATCAAGTACACGCCGCAGTACGCCAAGGAGCTCGGCCTCTCACTCAAGACCACCAACTCGCAGAACGACGTCGCCAAGCTGACCGCCAACGCGCAGACGTTCATCAGCCAGGGCGCAATCTCGCCCGCGAGGCGGTCAAGGCACTGTCGGTCGCGCGGGCCCTCAAGATCCGCAGGGGCGACGGCACCTACGTCACCAGCCTGCACCCCAGCCTGATGCTGGAGGGGCTCGGCGGCGCGGTGGAACTCCTGCAGAGGGACGCGGCTGCCCTGCAGGATCTGATGGAGGTGCGGCGGCTCCTCGAGCCCATGGCCACAGCGCTCGCGGCCACCCGGATCACCGATGCCCAACTGACGGAGGTAAAAGGCCACTTGGATGCGATGCGGGAGGCCCGCGACGATGTCGAGCGACTCTACGCGCACGACGCCGCCTTCCACCGCGCCGTCGTCGCCGCCACCGGCAACGAAACCCTGCTCACCCTGCTGGAGAGCGTCTCCGGCCGCACGCTGCGTGCCCGCATCTGGCGCGGACGGGCGGACGACCAGTCCGCGGGCCGCACCCTGGCCGAGCACGAGGCGATCCAGCGGGCGCTGTCCACCCGCGACGCCACTCTCAGTCAGGCCGCCGCGCTGCTGCATGTGAGCACCACGGAGCGGTGGCTGAATGAGCACCTGCGCGCCAACGGGCCGCTCGACTCGACGGCGCCTCCGCAGCGCCTCCGCAGCGACGCGGCCGACGTCGCCCCCGGTCCGCGCGGCACGGGGCCACGGGGGACGGGGCCGGGATGACGGACCCGGCCGGTGGTCACGGCATCCGCGTCACCGGTGGTGCGGTGACGTCAGGTAGTGCCGGCGGAAGAGCTCCTTCCCGTAGGGCAAACCGCTCCCGGCACCCGTGCGAGAACGGTCGGCTTCCGCGGGCGGGTCGCCGGAGCGGTGACCGGAGCGCCTCGCGTTCGACGTCGGACGCATGGCCGACAGTGATCCGGGGGACTCCGGGACCACGGTGTCCGCCGCCCGCGGTGCCGGGCCCGGCACCGCGGGAACGAGAACGACGAGCACAACGAGCGCAAGGAGCAGTAGTGAACGATCCCGAGCCCCTCGCCCTGCAGCAGGAGATCGCCAGGGAACTCCAGGTCACCGAGAGCTTCGAGGCCGAGGCGGAGATCGAGCGCCGGGTGGCCTTCCTCGCGG contains these protein-coding regions:
- a CDS encoding family 78 glycoside hydrolase catalytic domain, whose amino-acid sequence is MAGTPRSLLTVLLVVCFAVFGGVTGQLPLASAAQGAPAALTVNSLTTPVDVAPDSTPLLGWQVGGDRQTAYEIQVATTSSALTGSPDVWDSRQVTSTADSNVSYGGPALTASSGYYWRVRTWDSSGAASPWSAAATFGTGPDSTWPGATPIWSGAPTAWTDYTFQGSFVINAKYAGVTFRAQDASNYYLWQFKGNGENTIAPQIQKNGAFTALKTAAALPFALTTGSTYDFRIVASGSTFTTSLKAHADTTWTQVDTTTDTTFSAGGIGFRTGLTEQATFDDLTVTGSGGQSLYSNDFGDTDNADFTCGTVTGGALFVDKAKNCGTGFPTAWTDYTFQGSFVINAKYAGVTFRAQDTSNYYLWQFKGNGENTIAPQIQKNGAFTALKTAAALPFALTTGSTYDFRIVASGSTFTTSLKAHADTTWTQVDTTTDTTFSAGGIGFRTGSTEQATFDDLTVTGDNNRSLYGNDFSDAANADFTCGTVTGGALSLGTGKNCGTGLLTVPSWSFLRGSTRLAAGKSIAWAHLYATGASTTPARQFVYKLWVNGSFVGVGPTRPVGSEARYDGYDVTSLLTAGTVNTVGALAYTTSDQRFLAQLVVRYSDGTTKTLSTGAGWKSLDGTHILPNAGSIGTSYYTAPKENIDARRYPFGFATSAFDASAWPAAVTKSAFTNLQPAPTAKVRQAFKAPVSITEYSSGNYFLDYGRTWIGGLSLSLTGTTGQVVDIRYGEVTSGTNTVKYQTSAGNTYQDKWVLKSGSQQLETWGLRVFRYVQVIGAPTGLTGSDFKAEAYLYPFDGSAGAFASSDTSLNAVWALSRNTVEATNLNLYVDSWERERDIYEADTYLQLMGNLYTGGDTALGDYSLNFLRSNRTWPTEWPMYVILAMHDSYETTGNTAPLSAAYTALQGKLPDKWYESATGLIHKTTGSTGASSCTDCDIVDWPTSERDGYVFTSYNTVVNALAHRAYENMADIATALGKSADATAYRAKADAIKDAVNARMWDSAKGAYRDGLNNDGTVINHYAVQASAFATAFGLADSSQAAQVASYLGSRGMACSVYCAPFVIQALYEGNRPDLAHTLLTSTGTRSWMNMINDGAGATMEAWDLSLKSNTTYSHPWAASPAFTIARSMFGVQPTAPGYRTFRIKPQPTSVTWANVTVPTAHGTVGAAYDTTGGGRVDVGVKVPANTTASVYLPGGTAGTTSVFMDGSSVAATYDNGFLRVDGVQPGCHVVTTASDSTPYSDTRLTGIC
- a CDS encoding class I SAM-dependent DNA methyltransferase, producing MEIDRAGQAEAFDAIGDHYDEAFPHKEGQVASAEWLIASLPTGSRVLDLGCGTGVPTARRLAQAGLRVVGVDLSDKMVALARRNVPTGVFHQADIADLRPGGPRDLGRFDAVTAFFALLMLPRAEIPLALRTVHHLLSPHGLFALSMVEADVDDFPIPFIGRTIRVSGYLREELREVVEATGFEIVAETSYTYAPATVDVQPEVQIFLRCGRRA
- a CDS encoding SpoIIE family protein phosphatase is translated as MTNHFGAERGTGDQTAGVHDPAARRRGRERPAPSPGSGERVQSAPVRPDEGPCHRGGGRAMRVSGAEAAVGRAKGAGRDAAGQQTDRLRYLDAATREIARGMNLDETLRELCRAAVPAFADLAFVHLYAPLPVGDEITASPGVLRLRATDRAPVVRAAAHGPRPAPRPAGKVTAAQVVRAAADGLLARLLRAGRPVFGDLPGVRSVVAELLGATDTPGAVPPGRRLILAPLHGRSHAMGSVVLVRGPGRADFTGDDLLVASQLATHTALGIHKAVLYAREASVADTLQRTMLPPSLPEPTGVALASRYLPSSRTAQVGGDWYDAIPLPGNRVALVIGDVMGHSMTSAAIMGQLRTIVQTLAGLDLPPDEILHHLDEQAERLGSEHTATCLYAMYDPVLHRLLVSNAGHLPPVLLHPDGSTEILPVPPGAPIGVGAGGFESTEMHAPAGATLLLYTDGLVESRDSDVLTGVDRLRARLRSAGTGSTPAALEELCDLALGTLGSGGRDDDIALLAARFEGIPPETVAYWYMAPRPQTARQARRLTRRTLHAWGLDSLVESTELLVSEVVANAVRFASRPITLRLLRTDVLRCEVGDDSPLVPRMRHARLSDEGGRGLFLVDQLAQRWGATRVSVGKVVWFEQSLSGEQDPG
- a CDS encoding alpha-L-fucosidase — protein: MSSSINRRRFLAGATFVAAATSAGGVFGAGGAQAAPSMYTPDWNSVDQHPPAPEWFQDAKFGIYFHWGVFSVPAYESEWYPRNMYASGSNANQHHIATYGNPSAWPYHNFINGAQDLAGNTVKFAPKLKSAGGSFDPDEWAQLFVDAGAKFAGPVAEHHDGFSMWDSQVNEWNSVDKGPRLDLLQLFTTAIRAKNLKLLVAMHHAYHYNGFYEYAPAQTDPSLKKLYGQLGKAAEDQLWYDKLKEVIDRARPDILWQDFKLDAVDETQRLNFLSYYYNQADSWGREVVATYKDGMNGKGEIFDYERGGPAELTTPYWLTDDSISNSSWCYTQGIGYYSTRQMLHSFLDRVSKNGNVLLNIAPMADGTIPQAQKDILLGIGDHLKRFGESVYATRAWTAYGEGPTKMGGGSFTNPTAGTAQDIRFTRNKAGTVLYATALGWPGSSLTIKTLGSDRINLSTLTSVKLLDSTAGSYISLPTPTQSASGLTITLPSSVPYSANAYVLKFAFSGTIPDLRPQAGVLAFADVGYSGAAAVLTLGDHTAADLTASGLGLRTISSLRPAPGYQVTGYSGDNFTGTSWTFTADNPDLRVTGNNDQITSLKVRFNPATYLRITNVTDGLALDSGGNVASGSNLKQWSWDGSPNLQWQAVDVGGGFHKLVNRTNGMVADGWGAAADGSPARQAAWNGSPNQQWTITSRGGDRYSIANRATGLVLDGGGSVASGAVTKQWTYGTSTNLLWTFTAL